The nucleotide window GCCGTGTCCGCATCGGAGTGGGCCATGTCCGCACCACTGTCCGCCGCCCGGTTCCGCCACGCACTCACGGCCGAGGGGCTGCGGGTCGCCGAGGTCGCCGGCTGGGAGACGCACAACCGCAACAGCAAGGGGCCATGGGGCCCGGTGCACGGAGTGATGGTGCACCACACCGGCACGTCCGGCGCCGACAGCACCGTCCAGCTCTGCTACGACGGCCGCCCGGACCTGCCGGGGCCGCTGTGCCACGGCGTGATCACCAAGGACGGCACGGTGCATCTGGTCGGTTGCGGCCGCGCCAATCACGCGGGCCTCGGCGACGGCGACGTCCTGCGCGCGGTGATCGCCGAGAAGCGGCTGCCGCCGGACAACGAGGCCGACACCGACGGCAACCCCTGCTTCTACGGCTTCGAGTGCGAGAACCTCGGCGACGGCAAGGACCCCTGGCCACCGGCGCAGCTGGAGGCCGTGGAGAAGGCCGCGGCGGCGCTGTGCCGGGCGCACGGCTGGACCGAGCGCTCGGTGATCGGACACCTGGAGTGGCAGCCCGGCAAGATCGACCCGCGCGGCTACACGATGGACTGGCTGCGCGAGCGGATCGGCGACCGGCTGAAATGAGCGGGCGGCGGTACGGGACCGGCCCACCGCGCCGGCACCCGGGACAATGGGCCGGGTGACCCGCACCGTCCCCGGCTCGCAGCCGGACCCCCACA belongs to Streptomyces sp. NBC_01454 and includes:
- a CDS encoding N-acetylmuramoyl-L-alanine amidase, yielding MSAPLSAARFRHALTAEGLRVAEVAGWETHNRNSKGPWGPVHGVMVHHTGTSGADSTVQLCYDGRPDLPGPLCHGVITKDGTVHLVGCGRANHAGLGDGDVLRAVIAEKRLPPDNEADTDGNPCFYGFECENLGDGKDPWPPAQLEAVEKAAAALCRAHGWTERSVIGHLEWQPGKIDPRGYTMDWLRERIGDRLK